A window of Streptomyces sp. Je 1-332 genomic DNA:
CCACTGCCGGGACAGCGCCGTAACCACGGCGGTCACGGGTCGGGCCCCGGGGCGCAGTTGCGCAGTGCGGTGCTCGGGGAGCAGCAGCCCGGGGAGCGGGCCGCGCGGGTGGCGGATCTACGCCGCCGCTGAACCGGCAGCCGCCGCCGGGGCCGGACCGCGGTCTTCGGGTGCCGATCCTTCGGGCTTCAGGCCGCGCAGGGTCAGCGTCAGGAGACGGTCGGCCAACTCGGGGTCGTCCGGGGTCTCTTCGGCGGCCAGCGCGATCGCGTTGGTCAGCTGCAACAGATCGCCGATCGAGACACCGGGGCGTACGGCACCGGCCTGCTGGGCCCGTACGAGCAGGGCTGTGCCCGCCTCACGCATGGGCCTGCTGCACTGCGAGAGTGCCGAACTGTCGTCGTGCGACGCCGACATGAGGGCGCGCGACAGCCCGCGGTACTCACCCGCATGAGTGATGATGGCGCGCAGCCAGGTCACCAGAGCCGAGCAGGGCTGCGGGTCTTCGAGCAGCGCTCGGGAGCGGACGAGCAGATCGCTCAACGCCTCTTCGAAGACCGCGTTCATCAGGGCGTGGCGGTTGGGGAAGTGGCGGTAGAGGGTGCCGATGCCTACGTTCGCGTGGCGGGCGATTTCTTCTAGCGAGGCGCTTGTGCCGTGCTCTGCGAAGGCGGCGCGGGCCTCTGCGAGGAGCTTGTCGTAGTTGCGGCGCGCGTCCGCCCTTTTCGAGCGGGGGCGCTCTTGCGGGCTCTCTGCCTCTGCCATGGCGTGCCTCCCTGGACGTACGCGTGCTTCAAGTCTGCCCGAAGCGTGCGTGCCGTTCATCACCGGCTTCGCCGAGTTCGTCCTCAAACGCCGGACGGGCTGGATACTCCGCTGGCCGGGCTGGAAGCTCCAGCCCGGCCAGCGTACGAGCAAACGCTCTGCGGGTCAGTCCTTGATCTCGCAGATCACCGCGCCGGAAGTCAGGCTCGCGCCGACCTCCGCCGTGAGGCCCTTGATCGTGCCCGAGCGGTGCGCGTTCAGGGGCTGTTCCATCTTCATGGCCTCCAGGACGACGACCAGGTCGCCCTCCTGCACCTCCTGGCCCTCCTCGACAGCGATCTTGACGATCGTGCCCTGCATGGGGGACGCCAGGGTGTCGCCGGAGGCCGCGGGGCCCGACTTCTTCGCCGCGCGGCGCTTGGGGCGGGCGCCGCCCGCGGCGGCCGTGCGGGCGATGGTCATGCCCAGCGAGGAGGGGAGCGAGACTTCGAGGCGCTTGCCGCCTACCTCGACGACGACCGTCTCGCGGCCCGGCTCCTCGTCCGTCTCGGCGTCGGCCGTCGCGGAGAACGCGGGGATCTCGTTGACGAACTCGGTCTCGATCCAGCGCGTGTGGACCGTGAACGGGTCGGTGGAGCCGGTCAGTTCGGGGGCGAATGCCGGGTCCTTGACGACCGCGCGGTGGAACGGGATGGCCGTGGCCATGCCCTCCACGTTGAACTCCGCAAGGGCGCGCGCGGCCCGCTGCAGCGCCTGCTGACGCGTGGCGCCGGACACGATCAGCTTGGCGAGGAGCGAGTCCCACGCCGGGCCGATGACGCTGCCGGACTCCACGCCCGCGTCCAGGCGCACGCCCGGACCCGACGGCGGGTCGAACACGGTCACGGTGCCGGGCGCCGGCAGGAAGCCGCGGCCCGGGTCCTCGCCGTTGATGCGGAACTCGAAGGAGTGGCCGCGCATCTCCGGGTCGCCGTAACCCAGTTCCTCGCCGTCGGCGATGCGGAACATCTCACGGACCAGGTCGATGCCGGTGATCTCTTCGGTGACCGGGTGCTCCACCTGGAGACGGGTGTTGACCTCCAGGAAGGAGATCGTCCCGTCGGTGCCGACGAGGAACTCGACGGTGCCCGCGCCCTCGTAACCGGCTTCCTTCAGGATCGCCTTCGAGGCCGCGTACAGCTCGGCGTTCTGGGCCTCGCTCAGGAACGGCGCGGGCGCCTCCTCCACCAGCTTCTGGTGGCGGCGCTGGAGCGAGCAGTCGCGGGTCGAGACGACGACCACGTTGCCGTGCTTGTCGGCCAGGCACTGCGTCTCCACGTGCCGCGGCTTGTCGAGGTAGCGCTCCACGAAGCACTCGCCGCGGCCGAAGGCGGCAACAGCCTCGCGCACCGCGGAGTCGTACAGCTCGGGCACCTCTTCGAGGGTCCTTGCCACCTTCAGACCGCGCCCGCCGCCACCGAAGGCGGCCTTGATCGCGATCGGCAGACCGTGCTCCTCGGCGAAGGCGACGACCTCGTCGGAACCGCTGACGGGGTCCGGCGTACCGGCCACCAGGGGGGCACCCGCGCGCTGCGCGATGTGCCGGGCCGCGACCTTGTCACCGAGGTCACGGATGGCGTGGGGCGGCGGGCCGATCCAGATCAGGCCCGCGTCCAGGACGGCCTGCGCGAAGTCGGCGTTCTCCGAAAGGAATCCGTAACCGGGGTGGACCGCGTCCGCCCCCGCGTCCTTGGCCGCAGCAAGCACCTTGGAAATGTCCAGGTAGCTGGTGGCCGGAGTGTCACCGCCCAGCGCGAACGCCTCATCTGCCGCACGTACATGCAGAGCATCCCGGTCAGGATCTGCGTAGACGGCTACGCTCGCGATCCCTGCATCCCGGCATGCCCGAGCAACGCGGACAGCGATTTCGCCACGGTTGGCGATGAGCACCTTGCGCACGATGGCTCCCTCCTTGAAACAAGCCGAGTTTAGGGACTGCCGACACGACCTTTCGACCCGTCCCCAATGGTGAGCTTGCCCACACGGAGCGTGATCCGGGCCTGCCCGTACCGCGAAATCCCTTGTCGCACCACGGTACGCAGGGTCCCTTACCGGCAGACTAACGTCCCGGTGTGGCCAAGGTCTCTGTGAGAGCGTGCTGCGGCAGAGGGCCAATCTTTGTGGAGTCCCTACGAATGGCCCAATGATTCTTTGCCTTCGGTCAGCCCCTTGTCCCCCGGTTTACCCGTTAGTAGCGTTCGCGATGTGTGGCACGTACTGGCGGTAACAGTGGAAGAGGGTGGGCGCCGTGGCGCGTAGACCGGTGGCCTGGGTGGGCGCGATCGTGCTTCTCGTGGAGGCGGTCGGCATCGCACTCCTCAACTGGTTCCTCGGACTTGTGGTCAACAAGCAGGACATGTCCCTCGCCGGGCTCGACCCGCACGCGATGTCCGTCTCGACGTGGATCGCGGGCGGCGTCTTCGGCCTCTACCTCGCGCTGTGCGGCGTCGTCATGCTGCGCTCGGCGATCACGGACCGCGCGCCGGGCCGCTTCGGCCGCCTGCTCCTGATCAGCGCCGCCGTGGTGCACGCGCTGCTCGGGGCGTTCTCGGTGGGCCTGGTGGGCTGGCCCGCCTTCGCCTTCATGATGATCGTGCTCGGCCTGATCGTCCTGACGCTGGTCGCGTACGACCGGCAGGGGGCGGCGGCGGACGGCGACGCCCCGGAGAGCGACGCCCCCGGGAACGGCGCCCCTCAGCCCGCCTGAGCCCTTCGGGCCCGCGTCCGAGCCCTCGACCGTCCTGCCTACTGCGCCCACAACTCCGTGATGCCGACGCCCAGTTCGGACAGCAGGCGGCGCAGCAGCGGCAGCGAGAGGCCGATGACGTTTCCGTGGTCGCCCTCGATCGAGTCGACGAAGGGGGCCGAGCGGCCGTCGAGCGTGAACGCGCCCGCCACGTGCAGCGGTTCACCGCTCGCCACGTACGCGGCGATCTCCTCGTCCGACGGCTCCCCGAAGCGCACGACGGTCGACGCGACCGCCGACACATGGCGGCCCGCCACGGTGTCGTACACGCAGTGGCCGGTCTGCAGGACGCCCGCGCGCCCGCGCATCGACTTCCAGCGGGCCGTGGCCTCCTCGGCGTCGGCGGGCTTGCCGAGCGCCTGGCCGTCCAGTTCGAGGACCGAGTCGCAGCCGACGACCAGCGCGCCCTTCACGTCCGGGCGCGCGGAGACGACCGACGCCTTGGCCTCGGCGAGAGCGAGGGCGAGTTCGGCGGGGGTCGGTGCGGAGATCGCGTCCTCGTCGACCCCGCTGACGATCACCTCGGGGGCGAGACCGGCCTGGCGCAGGAGGCCGAGCCGGGCGGGGGACTTGGAGGCGAGGACGAGACGGCGGGGCTGTCGGGGCTGATCACTCATGCGGGCCAGGTTAGCGAGCCTCAGTGGATGCCGAGGACGAACATCGCGACGACCATGGCCAGGGCGAGGACGAGTCCCGCACGGCGCATCTTCGCCTGCATGTCCCGCATGTCCTTGGGCGGGTTGTTCTCCGGGTCCGACCACAGCATGTAACCGATACTGCTCGCGGTGACGGCGGGGCGCCTGAGTACGCGTACTCAGGCGCCCCGGCCCGTCTCACTCATTCTCGCGCCGCGCGGCCCCGCTCACCCGGGCCAGTAGGTGCGGCCCCACGACGTCGGCCCCGGTGCGGGCAGCCGGTGACGGGCCACGCGCGCGGGGTCCGCCCAGGCGTCGAGGGCCCGGGGCGCGCCGGACGGCTGGTCCGCGACCGCCGCGGCGCGCGCTTGGACCACCGCGAGTGCGGCGGCCAGCTCCTCCGGGGTCGGATTGCCCCGTACGACCTTGATCATGAACGGTCTCCTCTCGGGGGCGGGGTCTAGAGGGGGATGTTGCCGTGCTTCTTCGGGGGAAGGGATTCCCGCTTCGTACGCAGCTGACGCAGGCCCCGTACGAGATGGGAACGCGTCTCCGAGGGCATGATCACGGCGTCGATGTAACCGCGCTCGGCCGCCGTGTACGGGTTGAGCAGCCGGTCCTCGTACTCCTGGATGAGGCGGGCACGGGTCTCTTCGACGTCCCCGGAGGCCTCGGCCGCCGCGATGGTCTTGCGGTGCAGGATGTTGACCGCGCCCTGCGCGCCCATCACCGCGATCTGCGCGGTCGGCCAGGCCAGGTTCAGGTCCGCGCCCAGGTGCTTGGAGCCCATGACGTCGTACGCGCCGCCGAACGCCTTGCGGGTGATGACGGTGATCAGCGGGACCGTCGCCTCCGCGTAGGCGTAGATCAGCTTGGCACCGCGGCGGATGATGCCCGTGTGCTCCTGCTCGACGCCCGGCAGGAAGCCGGGCACGTCGACGAAGGTGATGACCGGGACGTTGAACGCGTCGCAGGTGCGGACGAAGCGGGCGCCCTTCTCGGAGGCGTCGATGTTCAGGCAGCCGGCGAACTGCGTCGGCTGGTTGGCGACGATGCCGACGGGGCGGCCCTCGATGCGGCCGAAGCCGGTGACGATGTTCGGCGCGAACAGCGGCTGCGTCTCGAGGAACTCGGCGTCGTCCAGGACGTGTTCGATCACGCCGTGCATGTCGTACGGCTGGTTCGCGCTGTCCGGGATGAGCGTGTCGAGCTCGCGGTCCTCGTCCGTGAGCTCCAGGTCCGCCTCCTCGGGGAAGGCCGGGGGCTCGCTGAGGTTGTTCGAAGGGAGGTAGGACAGAAGGGACTTGACGTACTCGATCGCGTCCTTCTCGTCGCCCGCCATGTGGTGCGCGACGCCGGAGGTGCTGTTGTGGGTGCGGGCACCTCCGAGCTCCTCGAAGCCGACGTCCTCGCCGGTGACCGTCTTGATGACGTCGGGTCCCGTGATGAACATGTGCGACGTCTGGTCGACCATGACGGTGAAGTCGGTGATCGCCGGGGAGTAGACGGCGCCGCCCGCGCAGGGCCCGACGACGAGGGAGATCTGCGGGATGACTCCGGAGGCGTGGGTGTTCCGGCGGAAGATCTCCCCGTACATCCCGAGGGCCATGACGCCCTCCTGGATGCGGGCGCCGCCGGAGTCGTTGATGCCGACGACCGGACAGCCGGTCTTCAGGGCGAAGTCCATGACCTTGACGATCTTCTGGCCGAAGACCTCGCCGAGTGCACCGCCGAAGACGGTGAAGTCCTGGGAGAAGACGGCCACGGGGCGGCCGTCGACGGTGCCGTAACCGGTCACGACGCCGTCGCCGTACGGACGGTTGGCCTCGAGGCCGAAGTCCGTCGATCGGTGCTGGGCGAACTCGTCGAACTCGACGAAGGAGCTCTCGTCGAGGAGCAGTTCGATGCGCTCGCGCGCCGTCAACTTGCCCTTGGCGTGCTGCTTCTCGACCGCGCGGGCCGAACCGGCGTGCTTGGCCTCCTCGATGCGGCGCTGCAGATCAGCGAGTTTTCCCGCAGTCGTGTGGATGTCGATACCCGCGCTGGACCCGGGGGTATCGCTTGCGGCGCTTTGCACGGGCACGTTGGGCTCTTCCGGCTCGGACATAGGGATATGGCTCCCTGCCTGCTCAAAGGGGCGACTGGCTGCTTGCGGCTGGCTTGCTACTGACTCGTAGGGTATCGGCGCGCATACGGTTCGGCAGTGCGGCGTTTACCACACCTAAGGTGGCTTGCATGACGCCGCGAGATGCTTCAGACGACTCCTCCGACCTCCCTGAGGGCAACCGCTGGTCCGACCTGGAAAGGCCGCCCCTGAACGTGGCGTCGCTGCGGCGAGCGCTCGTGCGGGACGGGGGGCTCTGGACCTCTCTGGACGTGGTGCCCACGACGGGGTCGACCAACACGGACCTGGCCGCCCGCGCGGACGAACTGCCCGAGGGGGCGGTCCTGGTGGCCGAGGAGCAGAGCTCGGGCCGCGGCCGCCTCGACCGCCGCTGGTCCGCGCCGGCGCGCTCTGGTCTCTTCTTCTCCGTACTCCTCAAGCCGGGGGCCGCGGTGCCGGTCGAGCGGTGGGGGTGGCTGCCGCTGCTGACCGGGGTCGCCGTGGCCACGGGGCTTTCGCGGGCGGCCGGGGTGGATACGGCGCTCAAGTGGCCGAACGACCTGTTGGTGACGGTGGGCGGAGAGGAGCGCAAGGCCGGGGGAATTCTGGCGGAACGGGCGGGTTCCGGTTCCGGCGCCGGGGGCGGGGTGGTGGTGGGCGTCGGCATCAACGTGACCCTGCGCGAGGACGAACTGCCGGTGCCGGGAGCGGGGTCGCTCGCGCTGGCGGGGGCGGCTTCGACGGACCGGGACACGGTGTTGCGGGCCGTGCTGCGTTCCCTGGAGCAGTGGTACGGGGACTGGCGCACCGCGGAGGGCGACCCACTGGCGTCCCGCCTCCAGGAAACGTACGCGGCGGGCTGCGCGACGCTGGGCCGCAAGGTCAGGGCGGAGCTGCCGGGCGACCGCTCGATCACGGGGGAGGCGGTGGCGGTGGACGGCGACGGCCGCCTCGTCCTGGCTACGGAGGATGGGGTGCAGGAGCCTGTGGGGGCGGGGGATGTTGTGCATTTGCGGGGGGCGTAGGGGGGCGTAGGGGGGGGCGGTGCGGGTGCGGTGCGTGGGTTGCGGGCCTGGTCCGCCTTCGGGTGCGGGTGCGGGTGCGGGTGCGTGGGGCTGCGGGTCCGGTCCGTGTGTGGGTGCGGGGCCGCGCCGGTATGTCCGTCCTCGCTATCGTCCGGTGGCCGCTGGGGTGCTTCGGCTCCGGAGCGCCGCGAACCGTGCTCCGGGCAGACATACCGACACGTCCCCTCCCGTCTCGTCGCCGACTGCGGGTGCGCGCGGGCTGCCGACCGCGCGCGGAGGCTGCCCTGCGGACCCCTGTAAACACCCCGGGGTAATCGGGTGGGTGGGTGGGAGAGGTTTGTTCGTTCAGGTGAGGATGCGGGGCAAACGGGCGGGTGCGTGGGGAAGAGGTGTTCGGCGGGGCGACTGCGGGGGACCCAGTCCAAGGCGCCCCGCCAGAGAAAGGCGTGAGCTGCGGCACACCTGCCGTAAAGTTGGCGCCGGTCGATACCTGACCGCGGCAGATCGGAAGGGCAGCAGGCGTGACCGTCGACGACACGGGCTCCGGAGCGGGTGCATCCCCCGGCCCCGACGGTGAGCCCGGACGTACCGCCGGGCCCGTCGATGCGTTCGACTCGATGGACTCCGGGGACGAGAAGCCGGGAGACCCGGAGAAGGACCCCCTCGCCCTGCGCCTCGAAGGGCTGATCCTCGGCGCGGACCGCCGCTACACCCCGTTCCAGGCGGCCCGCAGCGCCGGCGTATCCATGGAGCTGGCCTCCCGCTTCTGGCGGGCCATGGGCTTTCCCGACATCGGCCAGGCGAAGGCCCTGACCGAGGCGGACGTCCTCGCGCTGCGCCGCCTCGCCGGCCTCGTCGAGGCGGGACTGCTCAGCGAGGCGATGGCGGTACAGGTGGCCCGGTCCACCGGACAGACCACCGCCCGCCTGGCCGAATGGCAGATCGACTCCTTCCTGGAGGGTCTGACGGAGCCGCCCGAGCCGGGCATGACGCGGACCGAAGTCACGTATCCGCTGATAGAGCTGCTGCTGCCGGAGCTGGAGGAATTCCTCGTCTACGTGTGGCGCAGGCAGCTCGCCGCCGCCACCGGACGCGTCGTACAGGCCGCCGACGACGAGGAAATGGTCGACCGGCGCCTCGCCGTCGGATTCGCCGACCTCGTCGGCTTCACGCGGCTCACCCGCCGTATGGAGGAAGAGGAACTCGGCGAGCTCGTCGAGGCCTTCGAGACCACGGCGGCGGACCTGGTCGCCGCGCACGGCGGACGGCTCATCAAGACGCTGGGCGACGAAGTGCTGTACGCCGCCGAGAACGCGGGCGTCGCCGCGGAGATCGCCCTGCGGCTGATCGAGACCATGGCCAACGACGAGACGATGCCGGAGCTGCGCGTCGGCATCGCGTTCGGCACGGTCACGACGCGGATGGGCGACGTCTTCGGTACGACGGTGAACCTCGCGAGCCGCCTCACGTCGATAGCGCCCAAGGACGCGGTCCTGGTGGACGGCGCGCTCGCCGAGGAGCTGACGCGGACGGGCGATGCGCCGGCCTCCGAGACCGAGGCGGCGGAGGCCGCGGAGCTGGCCGAGAAGGAGGGCTCCGAGCCGCCCTCCTACCGCTTTGCCCTGCAGCCGATGTGGCAGCGGCCCGTACGAGGCCTCGGTGTCGTCGAGCCCTGGCTGCTTGCCCGGCGTAGCTGACCCGGAATTTTCCCCGCCCGCCCTCGTGGCGCTCCGTGACGGTGACATGATCCTCGTACGAAGAGGTAACGGTCGTTAACCTGACGTGGAGGAATGCGATGAGTGGCGAGCAGCGGTTCGGGGATTTCGTCGGCGTCAGGCGGCACGCCTATGTCGCCGAGCTCGTTCTCGACCGGCCCAAGGCCATGAACGCCGTGTCCACGGACATGGCCCGCTCCATCGGCTCCGCCTGCGACGCCCTGGCTCAGGACCCCGACGCCCGCGTCGTGGTCCTCACCTCCACCCATGAGCGGGCCTTCTGTGTCGGCGCCGACCTGAAGGAGCGCAATTCCTTCTCCGACGCCGAGTTGGTGCGGCAGCGGCCCACCGCGCGGGCCGCCTACACCGGCGTACTCGAACTGCCCATGCCGACCGTCGCGGCCCTGCACGGCTTCGCGCTCGGCGGCGGGTTCGAGCTCGCGCTCGCCTGCGACCTCATCGTCGCCGACCCGACCGCCGTGGTCGGGCTCCCCGAGGTGTCGGTCGGCGTGATCCCGGGCGGCGGCGGTACGCAGCTGCTTCCGCGCCGGGTCGGCGCGGCGCGGGCCGCCGAGCTGATCTTCACCGCGCGGCGTCTGGAGGCGGGCGAGGCGCGGGAGTTGGGGCTTGTCGACCAGCTGGTGGGCGAGGGCGAGGACCGTACGGAGGCGCTCGCGCTCGCCGAGCGGATCGCCGCCAACTCGCCCGTCGGGCTGCGCGCCGCCAAGCGGGCCCTGCGGCTCGGGCACGGGCTCGACCTGCGGGCCGGCCTCGAGGTCGAGGACGCCGCCTGGCGCTCGGTGGCCTTCTCCGGTGACCGGGCGGAGGGCGTCGCGGCGTTCAACGAGAAGCGGAAGCCGCAGTGGCCGGGGGAGTGAGGGGCACGGTGCTCCGGGGTCACTGGAACAGGTAACCCACACGCTGCGTAATGTTCCAAACGCCCAAATTGTCGTAAATCTCCTAGCCTAGGGAGATGGGAGAGGATGTCAGGCTGCGGGCCGTGGTCGTGCTGGCGCAGGGGATGGCCGCCGCGCACACTCCGCGTGAGTCCTGGCGGGCGGCAGCGCGCGGCGCGTGCCGTGCGCTGTCCGGGAGTTTCGCTGCGCTGTCCGTCTGGGAGCGTGACCTCGGGCGGCTGAGGGTGCTCGTGAACGTGGGCGAACGGGCCGAGGGGGAGGAAGAGTTCCCGGAGCGCGAGGCGTATCCCGTGAACGAGTTCCCGGAGATCACCGAGTTTCTGCACGAGCGGTGGGCGGGCGGCGGTGAGCCGCACGCCTGGGTGGAGACGGCGCGGGGGCCCGATGAGGCCACGGCGCCCGGTTACTGCCATCAGCGGGTCGCGGCCCTGCGCAGGCGGGGGCGCGGCTGCTGTGTGGTCGCGCCGATCGTGCTGCACGGGCGGGCGTGGGGCGAGCTGTATGTGGCGCGTCCGGTGGGGGCGCTGCCCTTCGGCCGCGCGGACGCGGACTTCGCGACGGTGCTCGCCTCGGTGGTCGCGGCGGGCATCGCGCAGACCGAACGCCTGGAGGAGGCCCGTCGCCTCGCCTTCACCGACGCGCTGACGGGCCTCGCCAACCGGCGTGCGGTCGATCTGCGTCTCGAGGAGGCGGTGGAGCGGCACCGGGCGGAGGGGACGGTGGTGAGTCTGGTCGTGTGCGACGTGAACGGCCTCAAGTGGGTCAACGACACCCAGGGCCACGCGGTCGGCGACCGCCTCCTCGAACGCTTCGGTTCGGTGCTCTCGCTGTGCGGGGCGATGCTGCCGGGGACGCTGGCGGCGCGGCTCGGTGGGGACGAGTTCTGCCTGCTCTCGGTGGGGCCTTCCGCGGATGAGGTGGTGCGGGTGGCGGACGAACTGTGCGTACGGGCGGCCGAGTTGGAGCAGGGGGAGGGGGTCGCGTGCGGGGTCGCCTCCACGGAGGATCCGATCGGCGAGGTGCGCTCGGCCCGCCGCCTGTTCCGCCTCGCGGACGCGGCACAGTACCGCGCGAAGGCCGCGCGTGCGGCGAAGCCGGTGGTTGCGGGGCGCGAGGGGGTGGACGATCCGGTGGTCCGCCTCGCGGACTCCGCGGGGGCGTTGCCCGCGGGGGCGTTGCCCGCGGGGGAGCGGCGGCGGTTTCGGGGGCGGGGGCGGAGGTAGGGGGGCGGGGGGCTGGGGGGTGTCTTCCCCTGCGGGCCGGTGGGGGCTTGTCGCGCAGTTCCTCGCGCCCCTGGTGGGGCTGGGCGTGTATGTCCCCGTGCGGGCCGGTGGGGGCTTGTCGCGCAGTTCCTCGCGCTCCTGCTGCGGGCCGGTGTGATCGGGCCCCGTCAGGGGCGCGGGGAACTGCGCGGGCGGCCCCCACCGGGCCGCAGGGGAGGTGCGGGCTCAGCCGTTCCGTCCGCCCCGGCGGGGGCTGGGGCAAGGGCCGGTAAGTGGCTCAGTCCCGCTTCGGTCGTGACACTTTGGGATTCAGTCCGTACGCTGCTGAATATGGATATGCACACCGTGGTCCTGGGGACGTCCGGGACAACCGCGGCGGACGTCATCGCCGTCGCCCGCGGCAACGCCCGCATCGACCTCTCGGCCGAAGCCGTGACCGCCCTCGCCGCCTCGCGCGAGATCGTCGACGCGCTCGCCGCCAAGCCCGACCCCGTCTACGGCGTGTCGACCGGCTTCGGCGCCCTCGCCACCCGGCACATCGGCCCGGACCTCCGCGCCCAGCTGCAGCGCAACATCGTCCGCTCGCACGCGGCGGGGATGGGCCCGCGCGTCGAGCGCGAGGTGGTGCGCGCGCTGATGTTCC
This region includes:
- a CDS encoding biotin carboxylase N-terminal domain-containing protein produces the protein MRKVLIANRGEIAVRVARACRDAGIASVAVYADPDRDALHVRAADEAFALGGDTPATSYLDISKVLAAAKDAGADAVHPGYGFLSENADFAQAVLDAGLIWIGPPPHAIRDLGDKVAARHIAQRAGAPLVAGTPDPVSGSDEVVAFAEEHGLPIAIKAAFGGGGRGLKVARTLEEVPELYDSAVREAVAAFGRGECFVERYLDKPRHVETQCLADKHGNVVVVSTRDCSLQRRHQKLVEEAPAPFLSEAQNAELYAASKAILKEAGYEGAGTVEFLVGTDGTISFLEVNTRLQVEHPVTEEITGIDLVREMFRIADGEELGYGDPEMRGHSFEFRINGEDPGRGFLPAPGTVTVFDPPSGPGVRLDAGVESGSVIGPAWDSLLAKLIVSGATRQQALQRAARALAEFNVEGMATAIPFHRAVVKDPAFAPELTGSTDPFTVHTRWIETEFVNEIPAFSATADAETDEEPGRETVVVEVGGKRLEVSLPSSLGMTIARTAAAGGARPKRRAAKKSGPAASGDTLASPMQGTIVKIAVEEGQEVQEGDLVVVLEAMKMEQPLNAHRSGTIKGLTAEVGASLTSGAVICEIKD
- a CDS encoding enoyl-CoA hydratase-related protein, translating into MSGEQRFGDFVGVRRHAYVAELVLDRPKAMNAVSTDMARSIGSACDALAQDPDARVVVLTSTHERAFCVGADLKERNSFSDAELVRQRPTARAAYTGVLELPMPTVAALHGFALGGGFELALACDLIVADPTAVVGLPEVSVGVIPGGGGTQLLPRRVGAARAAELIFTARRLEAGEARELGLVDQLVGEGEDRTEALALAERIAANSPVGLRAAKRALRLGHGLDLRAGLEVEDAAWRSVAFSGDRAEGVAAFNEKRKPQWPGE
- a CDS encoding diguanylate cyclase, with product MGEDVRLRAVVVLAQGMAAAHTPRESWRAAARGACRALSGSFAALSVWERDLGRLRVLVNVGERAEGEEEFPEREAYPVNEFPEITEFLHERWAGGGEPHAWVETARGPDEATAPGYCHQRVAALRRRGRGCCVVAPIVLHGRAWGELYVARPVGALPFGRADADFATVLASVVAAGIAQTERLEEARRLAFTDALTGLANRRAVDLRLEEAVERHRAEGTVVSLVVCDVNGLKWVNDTQGHAVGDRLLERFGSVLSLCGAMLPGTLAARLGGDEFCLLSVGPSADEVVRVADELCVRAAELEQGEGVACGVASTEDPIGEVRSARRLFRLADAAQYRAKAARAAKPVVAGREGVDDPVVRLADSAGALPAGALPAGERRRFRGRGRR
- a CDS encoding acyl-CoA carboxylase subunit beta, which gives rise to MSEPEEPNVPVQSAASDTPGSSAGIDIHTTAGKLADLQRRIEEAKHAGSARAVEKQHAKGKLTARERIELLLDESSFVEFDEFAQHRSTDFGLEANRPYGDGVVTGYGTVDGRPVAVFSQDFTVFGGALGEVFGQKIVKVMDFALKTGCPVVGINDSGGARIQEGVMALGMYGEIFRRNTHASGVIPQISLVVGPCAGGAVYSPAITDFTVMVDQTSHMFITGPDVIKTVTGEDVGFEELGGARTHNSTSGVAHHMAGDEKDAIEYVKSLLSYLPSNNLSEPPAFPEEADLELTDEDRELDTLIPDSANQPYDMHGVIEHVLDDAEFLETQPLFAPNIVTGFGRIEGRPVGIVANQPTQFAGCLNIDASEKGARFVRTCDAFNVPVITFVDVPGFLPGVEQEHTGIIRRGAKLIYAYAEATVPLITVITRKAFGGAYDVMGSKHLGADLNLAWPTAQIAVMGAQGAVNILHRKTIAAAEASGDVEETRARLIQEYEDRLLNPYTAAERGYIDAVIMPSETRSHLVRGLRQLRTKRESLPPKKHGNIPL
- a CDS encoding acyl-CoA carboxylase subunit epsilon, which codes for MIKVVRGNPTPEELAAALAVVQARAAAVADQPSGAPRALDAWADPARVARHRLPAPGPTSWGRTYWPG
- a CDS encoding biotin--[acetyl-CoA-carboxylase] ligase; translation: MTPRDASDDSSDLPEGNRWSDLERPPLNVASLRRALVRDGGLWTSLDVVPTTGSTNTDLAARADELPEGAVLVAEEQSSGRGRLDRRWSAPARSGLFFSVLLKPGAAVPVERWGWLPLLTGVAVATGLSRAAGVDTALKWPNDLLVTVGGEERKAGGILAERAGSGSGAGGGVVVGVGINVTLREDELPVPGAGSLALAGAASTDRDTVLRAVLRSLEQWYGDWRTAEGDPLASRLQETYAAGCATLGRKVRAELPGDRSITGEAVAVDGDGRLVLATEDGVQEPVGAGDVVHLRGA
- a CDS encoding adenylate/guanylate cyclase domain-containing protein — encoded protein: MDSGDEKPGDPEKDPLALRLEGLILGADRRYTPFQAARSAGVSMELASRFWRAMGFPDIGQAKALTEADVLALRRLAGLVEAGLLSEAMAVQVARSTGQTTARLAEWQIDSFLEGLTEPPEPGMTRTEVTYPLIELLLPELEEFLVYVWRRQLAAATGRVVQAADDEEMVDRRLAVGFADLVGFTRLTRRMEEEELGELVEAFETTAADLVAAHGGRLIKTLGDEVLYAAENAGVAAEIALRLIETMANDETMPELRVGIAFGTVTTRMGDVFGTTVNLASRLTSIAPKDAVLVDGALAEELTRTGDAPASETEAAEAAELAEKEGSEPPSYRFALQPMWQRPVRGLGVVEPWLLARRS
- a CDS encoding helix-turn-helix domain-containing protein, producing MAEAESPQERPRSKRADARRNYDKLLAEARAAFAEHGTSASLEEIARHANVGIGTLYRHFPNRHALMNAVFEEALSDLLVRSRALLEDPQPCSALVTWLRAIITHAGEYRGLSRALMSASHDDSSALSQCSRPMREAGTALLVRAQQAGAVRPGVSIGDLLQLTNAIALAAEETPDDPELADRLLTLTLRGLKPEGSAPEDRGPAPAAAAGSAAA
- a CDS encoding nucleoside triphosphate pyrophosphatase — its product is MSDQPRQPRRLVLASKSPARLGLLRQAGLAPEVIVSGVDEDAISAPTPAELALALAEAKASVVSARPDVKGALVVGCDSVLELDGQALGKPADAEEATARWKSMRGRAGVLQTGHCVYDTVAGRHVSAVASTVVRFGEPSDEEIAAYVASGEPLHVAGAFTLDGRSAPFVDSIEGDHGNVIGLSLPLLRRLLSELGVGITELWAQ